A single window of Granulicella sibirica DNA harbors:
- the nadB gene encoding L-aspartate oxidase, with product MSRVIVVGSGIAGLIAALEISRKHSVTLVTKAELQDSNTRYAQGGIAAAMTDDDSVAEHVADTLRAGADLNCREAVEILCSEGPQRIRDLIRLGVEFDRKNGELARGMEAAHSHARVLHAGGDATGNAIELALITAVRQANITVLEHTFAKEILIEGGRVVGLEVLDHDHGFRQLDASSVVLASGGAGQLYTHTTNPKVATGDGVAIALRAGAQVADVEFYQFHPTALAVGGNFLISEAVRGDGAVLRDVTGRRFMFDVHPGGELAPRDVVSRGIAMQMARQDGKPVLLDATALGAEFLAERFPTIDRACKAYGMDWGHNPIPVTPAAHYWMGGIRTDVWGRTSLPGLFAVGETACTGVHGANRLASNSLLESLVFAWRCAEVVVADSPAAESLGCGQEVEIAAAPLEEEISAEPVNRLRLQELMWKSVGIFRNGEGLAEAADELAGWRAAGRSVPELEDANLLTLARVMVAAASARKESRGAHYRPDYTETSRAFAHQLAFAKEVPVLC from the coding sequence GCTCGAGATCAGCCGAAAGCACTCCGTCACTCTCGTAACCAAGGCCGAGTTGCAGGACAGCAATACGCGGTATGCCCAGGGGGGCATTGCTGCCGCGATGACCGACGACGATTCGGTCGCGGAGCACGTTGCCGATACGCTGCGCGCCGGGGCTGACCTAAACTGTCGCGAAGCCGTAGAAATCCTCTGCTCCGAAGGTCCGCAACGGATTCGCGATCTGATCCGGCTCGGCGTCGAGTTCGACAGGAAGAACGGTGAGCTTGCCCGGGGCATGGAGGCGGCGCACTCGCATGCCCGTGTGCTTCACGCGGGCGGGGACGCTACTGGCAACGCGATCGAACTTGCTCTGATCACAGCCGTCCGTCAGGCCAACATCACCGTGCTCGAACACACCTTCGCGAAAGAGATTCTGATCGAAGGCGGCAGGGTCGTTGGCCTCGAAGTTCTCGACCATGACCATGGCTTCCGGCAACTCGATGCCTCCTCGGTTGTGCTGGCGAGTGGAGGCGCGGGCCAGCTCTACACCCACACCACAAACCCGAAGGTCGCGACCGGCGACGGCGTTGCGATCGCCCTCCGCGCCGGGGCGCAGGTTGCCGATGTCGAGTTCTATCAGTTCCACCCGACGGCGCTCGCAGTTGGTGGAAACTTCCTCATCTCCGAAGCGGTCCGGGGCGATGGAGCTGTCCTGCGGGATGTGACGGGGCGGCGCTTCATGTTCGACGTGCATCCCGGAGGCGAGCTTGCCCCACGCGATGTCGTCTCACGTGGCATCGCGATGCAGATGGCTCGCCAGGATGGCAAGCCGGTCCTGCTCGACGCCACCGCCCTTGGAGCTGAGTTCCTGGCCGAGCGCTTTCCCACCATCGATCGGGCCTGCAAGGCTTATGGAATGGACTGGGGCCACAACCCGATCCCCGTAACCCCTGCCGCGCACTACTGGATGGGCGGCATTCGCACCGACGTCTGGGGCCGCACTTCGCTGCCCGGCCTCTTCGCGGTCGGCGAGACGGCTTGTACCGGCGTGCACGGGGCGAACCGGCTGGCGTCGAACTCTCTGCTGGAAAGCCTGGTCTTTGCGTGGCGTTGCGCTGAGGTTGTGGTTGCGGACTCTCCCGCAGCCGAGTCACTTGGGTGTGGCCAGGAGGTTGAGATTGCTGCGGCGCCTCTCGAGGAAGAGATATCCGCCGAACCAGTGAATCGTCTTCGCCTGCAGGAGCTGATGTGGAAGTCAGTCGGAATCTTCCGCAATGGTGAAGGTCTGGCCGAGGCCGCGGATGAGCTCGCCGGCTGGCGGGCCGCTGGGCGCAGCGTTCCCGAGCTCGAGGATGCGAACCTGCTGACGCTAGCCCGTGTGATGGTTGCGGCGGCGAGCGCCCGCAAGGAGTCTCGCGGCGCTCACTACCGTCCCGACTACACCGAGACCTCGCGTGCCTTCGCGCATCAGCTCGCGTTCGCGAAAGAGGTTCCGGTCCTATGCTGA
- the nadC gene encoding carboxylating nicotinate-nucleotide diphosphorylase, which yields MLKRPGLMPLAPSAIERVVRMALDEDAPWGDLTSQVLVPESAIAEAQLVAREPGVMSGSNVFAAGMRFTDPAIKVTLLVEDGEMFAKGTVLAEVSGPARGVLQGERVALNFVQRMSGIATLTAKYVAEIAGTSARIVDTRKTTPGLRLIERYAVRCGGGINHRFSLSDAVMAKDNHLAVIRESGLSLTEALIEARKALPHTIHMEVEVDRMDQIEEVLAAKVDTIMLDNFSIEDLAQGVKQIAGRALVEASGGVSLETVSAIARTGVDVISVGALTHSVRSLDLGLDMDVKAGA from the coding sequence ATGCTGAAACGGCCGGGGCTGATGCCGCTCGCCCCGAGTGCCATCGAGCGCGTCGTCCGGATGGCCCTCGATGAGGATGCCCCGTGGGGAGACCTCACCTCGCAGGTGCTTGTGCCGGAGTCTGCTATTGCCGAGGCGCAGCTTGTGGCGCGCGAACCAGGCGTGATGAGCGGCAGTAACGTATTCGCGGCGGGGATGCGGTTCACGGATCCTGCTATCAAAGTGACACTGCTCGTTGAGGACGGGGAGATGTTTGCAAAGGGCACAGTGCTGGCTGAGGTTTCTGGGCCTGCGCGCGGCGTGCTCCAAGGTGAACGCGTAGCCCTCAACTTCGTACAGAGAATGTCGGGCATTGCTACGCTGACCGCCAAGTACGTGGCTGAAATTGCGGGGACTTCCGCGCGGATTGTCGACACACGCAAGACCACCCCTGGTCTGCGGCTGATCGAACGATATGCCGTCCGATGCGGCGGCGGGATCAACCACCGCTTCTCGCTCTCGGACGCGGTCATGGCCAAGGACAACCATCTCGCGGTCATCCGGGAGAGCGGTCTGTCGCTTACCGAGGCGCTGATCGAGGCGCGCAAGGCTCTGCCGCATACCATTCACATGGAGGTCGAGGTCGACCGCATGGACCAGATCGAAGAGGTCCTCGCTGCCAAGGTCGACACGATCATGCTCGACAACTTCTCCATCGAAGACCTCGCACAGGGTGTGAAACAGATTGCTGGCCGCGCACTGGTTGAGGCGAGCGGGGGCGTGTCGCTCGAGACAGTGAGTGCCATCGCACGCACGGGCGTCGATGTGATCTCCGTCGGCGCGCTGACCCACAGCGTGCGCTCGCTCGATCTCGGCCTCGATATGGATGTGAAGGCGGGAGCGTGA